Part of the Vigna radiata var. radiata cultivar VC1973A chromosome 11, Vradiata_ver6, whole genome shotgun sequence genome is shown below.
caaacctAATACCAAATACCCAAACATAAATCCAAATACCCAAACCGACAATAAAGGGACTTACCTTGGTCCAGCGATGGTCCAATccggaacttgccatttcagaGCATTGGACAACAATGGACACGACGACACTGTCAGCGGCTGATGGAGAAGACGACTCTGTGAGCGCTAATGGAGACGACGATGACAAACCCAAATGTGAAAGAGAACCAATCTTTCACAATGAAACTGAAAATGCCCAGGGGTAGAAAAGGAATACAATTTCtctgaaaaatacaacccacttatatgcgggtcagatttcaacccggctcatttagacccggttcatgcgggttgaatccgtggtgagccgggttgacccaccaacccacctacctaattttatttttttaatttattattttatttatgaaaccctaaaaaataaaatgctttcttcactcactgtgtataccaaaaaaataatcgttgctctcacaaatcactctcattgttctcatttgacggtgctctcaccctcacttcactaaaattcttcaaggaacaggtaaaacacccttcctttttcttctcttttctccacatttttgttttctcacttctcttttttttttagaaaccctataatgacaaaaataggggtttgcgaatttgttttttgttctgggggatttgaagacatggaatgattttttttttatgacatgcttgtattagattttgttcattttatttaaacaatttcagtatacattatttgaacaagctctttttgatatctttgaatttgggaaattatgttacagattaaactattaattttttgtttatgttattgagtattggttctcttttttttttactaatattttttttattgattgtcgaaattgttctgatattagaaaaatctttattagtgaatttggagacaacaagaacaagggtcaagggttacagcAATTGATGAAAAAGATTATTCAAGAGAGCAGAATATTgtggatttatctattcaagattctaatatcgtaaatggataaggaacaaaaaatgatgaatataagaaacttatttctatgttttttgtgtttgtttttagatgacatttggattatattgtactttttattattattttgaattgtctttaacataattttttgggagtgaaatttgtttaaatttaaattacagaaagtttgtatttttttttatttaaaaaaatataattaaatagactagtgagccaacccgtttacccaccaactcgtggtgggtcgggccgagttcaagtttttctggctcgttaataaatgagccggattgggttgactcactaagtaaccaacccgtgatgggccgggccgggtcgagtcggattacccgttttgacagttctactttttataaatatttacatttataggAGTTTGTTAAACTATTCTATTTTCTCAATTGGTACGTTTTACcaaaatttatctaattttagtagacaaaaaaaatttcattcataaaaaagtaaatattttaaacacagaatattttaataatttttatttttaatttaaaatataaaaaataaaaaatattgacctaattgtaatttatctttttcacttatccaatttgtttctcattCATCTCTATCATTTCTTTCACCCACATACAACAACCCGCTATGTTGTCCCttctgattattattaattctttcttcttctcttttttaaatgatgcttaaatacgtcaaagtaaataatttttgttcaagAAGAAATTACAATGTTAACAGTGTGGTATGTCATGAATAAGATGATTGACCTCGTATCGAAAGTAGTCATATTTTTCTGAATTAAGGTAACCTACAACAACTTATAATCTCAGCATCACTTTGATGTATCAATGTGATACTTCAGGATTTGTAAGTGGGGGGATGCGTTTTACCTTGTAAATGTCCAAATAACACAATTctccaataaaaaatcaatatcaacATTATCaatcattttgttattaaagtgacaaagtaaacaaacaaaacaagacaacaaattaccgtttaaaaataaaaattattaaaatacatctATGTTTAAATTATGTCTTTTTTTATGAATAGAGGTTTTTTTGTTTActaaaacttggtacactttactaaaatgtacaAACTaacaaaccatatatatatatatatatatatatatatatatatatatatatatatatatatatatatatatatatatatatatgattacataaacaatataaacttttataagcttttttcacttttaattagatacttttatttttactaaattaaatatttttattatttgataaaatatataattataatcttTTGTAAGAGTCTGAAAAATAATAAGGCTATTGGGCCTTATGATGAGGCAGCCAGCCCATAAGCTAAGGACCCATGTCCTTAGGAAGGGGTCttctaaaaatcaaaatgagaTTCTCCCATTTTTTGcactttcctttctctctctagacaGAGCTCTTTTCTTCCTAAGAAGGTGCTCTGtcttttctctaaaatattCCAACGCTGAACCGATTAAATTTTGAACTAAAGGTGTTCAAGCGTTCCTTACACCAAGGACTTCATCTTGAACTGAAAAGTTTTCCTGTTCGTTCTGGTAAGCGTTTTTCCCCTCTCTTTTACTGTCCTATGACCTAGGGCTTGCAATATTGCTAGCTGCATGTTCTAGAGAGCCATCATCTTAGTATTTTTGCCAATTTCAAGCTCTAAGAGTTGTTGTTGTCACCATTTTGGTGACTTGTAGGGTTAGGTTGAGTATTGTGCTGCGGAGGGTATTGTTAGAGATATTTCTAGGAGCTATACTATGTGAGCTatcaggtaaggggagctactgtatatcataatttaattttataatatgctAGTATGTTAATTTCTGGTATGCGTAGGTTATATGCTTATATATTAGTTGTTGCTTGAACTGTTGCATGGGTATAATCTGTTCTTGTTGAAATTGATATGGAAATTGTTGACTGTGATTAAGTGTGATGGGAAAGGACTTGGATAAGGATTTCAAATTTACATCGTAATGGCAGAAAGCATGTAAATGGGTACTGTTTTAGGTTGTGTCAGTGGGAAGTGAATAGTTGAAATTGGGGAATTGGGGTCAGGGGTTCTGGTATTATGATGGGATAGCCCAGACAGGTTATTTTAGACTTGTTAAGCTAATAACAATGAGCTAAAACTCACTAGGATAGGTATATTGGGAATTGACTCTTTAAGTTAGGGGAATGAGTAAATTAGAGATAAACATCATCCTAGATCACTTCAAAATCATCCTAGGAATGTATAAAACCAGTTAGACAAGTTTAAATAGGTACATATCACGAATTAGTGGTTTTAGAAGTTaggttagagggttagaaatGGGTTGGAGGGGCGTGAACTGCGAAATTATGTAGAATCGCGTGCTGCAGAGTCTGCAGATTCACAGAGTGCACCAAGAGGGTGCGCTGAGCGAAATTTTCTAGGCCCCCCTCGCTGCTtgattcgcacagcgcaccattgagtgtttttgatgttttgggAGTTCCGGACATttgttttggacgttctttagtttgttctgggggtttttgacccttccagagccattggtgagggtctccaagcaTTTTAAATTACGTAGGTGTGGGTAAAAATAtgctataaagaaatttgtattaataaatgatgtttctgtgaaaaaTATGTAACGTCTgagtatgtatgagttgtttttataaCATGGTTGATGCTATATGATGTGTATATGACTTAGTATAGCATTGGATGTACTTATACAATTATAACATGGTACATTATTTATTCAAGAGGAATATCATGTGATTTAAAGTGGTTAGATTAAATATGGGAGTAAGATCTCTAGGTAAGATCatttagtgtttagaatgaacgtaagaggcttccatatgaggggttatcccaacactctaatggtctttcattctcgcttagagaggattgacgcatgtggtgagagtagtgggaggtcctagggtaggcgctatcACTGGAGGCCTATCGCGCGAtaatggactaaccttgtgtgtggtcgggtggaacccctcggcaatgactttgcaaagcagtagagaccaccacaagtgcacaacccgccccagatcgacattcattctaagtccgaaCGAGTCTAGTGTGtcataacatgataggatgTTTTACTTGATTGTTTGCTTGAGTATGATCTTTATTTCCATTATATATATGAACacttatatgtttttaaaacctagcttacccttactttTGTGTGTGTTATATGTGCTTGCCTTTCTCTTTGTGATGATCATCcaactttggatgtgagcagaaacTGATGATGTACCCTTGGAGCAAGCATTGGAGAACAAAGAAGACACAACTCTTAGTTCTTAGGACTTCTGCTGGTTCCTGTTTAGATAActactttattttgaaagactacTAGCTTTTCTTTTGATATGTTCTGTATTTTGGAAACACTCTTTAGGTATCCTTAGATCATTAGTTGTCATGTATTTTGGAGGACTCTCAAGCTTGTATTTaagcttttaaattattaacctTATTTTGGATGACTGAATGCATCAATACTATTATCTCATACTCTTAActgttttcatatattataataacttaatcttattatattatatgccTATACGATGTTTGGGATGTCACATCTTTTGTCTAAAAAATAATGGAATGCCTCTTAATTTACAAATActtgtatattttcttaaattttatttttatgaattattatatttttaatataaaatataatttttgacgTGTGGAAGTACATGTATTTATGCAGTTGTATATAACTATGAGagtaactttatttaaaaaaaaggaggtaattatttttatgaaatttatgttATAAAGATCTctgagtttatttttttaagtcgCGAAAGAGAAAGAATTTTAGAATAGTATTTCTTTTGAGTGTCATAAGGAAAATGATTGAAAGTAAAAGTgaagaatatatattatgtgttaaaacttttataaaatcttttgtCCCAGTTAATGCATTTTCACCTGTTATTGCaccagtatttttttttaagatttttaatctTAGCatattggtttttaattttaattttattttgtttaaaagattCATCATTTAAATACTactgatataatttattttgttactttaaTCAGGGATATCAAATTcagatatattataaattatataaaataagggagataattaatttttcattattttttttacaaaaataatagataagTATTTATGTATCGACTTTTTAGTAAATGCATGTGctaaatagtattttattttggaatgtaattgattttattagaaagaaaaatcgTTTTAATCCATTTAACCTTGTCAACggaaaatcatttatttaattggtagaaTTGTAAAATATAGAGttctgaagaaaaatattttaaattatagtaataaattataacatggtcttatttggttttttatgtttcatttctataattaaaaaagaagcaaagaaacattttttaactAGGTTTTTGTCGAAAAGTCAAGCGCGTGTCCGTGTGCGGTGCTGTGAAAGTCTAAAAAGAACGCTTTTTTGCCCCAAGAttctctctctcctttctcCTACGACATGATGATTCAGTTTTCACTTTCATTCTCATAACTCATTCATTCAATTATTATCACAATTTCTCTGTTTTCTTCTGTTCTCTTCTCATAACTATTCCAAAGTGGgcacctttcttttcttttcttttctttttttacttccTCTCTCTATCTAGAAAGACCCAGCCAACCAGGTAGTCACAGGTAATTATCAATCCTCTTATTTCCACCCTTTCATGAATAAATTGAAAACCCAATACAAGACTATCTTTTTCTGATGATTTTCTGTTTGGACTGCAACAAAGTAGctgtttttattgtaaataaaggGTGAAGAATGGATGCTATAAGGAAGCAAGCAAGCAAGTTAAGGGAGCAAGTTGCAAGGCAACAGCAGGTCATTATCATTCCTACTAATCTTTTTGGATGAaactggatttttttttttttgtgactCTTTAATTTATGAGTGCTTCTGTAGCGTGGGAtcattatatcaattttttttttttatttcacctTGAATTTTTAATAGTGGGATTTTGtaggaaaatgataatttttacttttggtttgatttgaagtGATGGGAGTGGGAACCTTGAACAAGAAGTATTTATTCTGCGTGTTTGTTTCTATTGGTTGTATTTGGgtttggtttttctggtcaatctagtggttttatttatttgactttGGTCTTCTACCatgatgttgttgttttgcAGGCCATACTTAGACAGCTGGGTCAAATTAGCAATGAACCGCTCATGACTGATGAATCTGAAATTGAACGTCACCAGCAGCTTCAGAAGTTATACACTTCCACAAAGACAGCTAAGGTGCTTTTGTATTTTCACTCCATGTATCTTCTTTAACTGGTTCAGGAAACTTTTTTGTCATGTTTTTAACCTATGTCTTTCAACAGCATTTTCAGCGGCACATTGTTCGAGCTATTGAAGGGTTCATCTCTGTTAGCTCCAAGCAGATGGAGATAGGTAACTTTTGCTTTTGGCCTTTTGCACCTCTGTTATTTTGGTTTATGCCCCagttaatattttgttctctGTGATTCAGTGAGGAAGTTGGCTAGGGACTGCTGTAGGTATGGGACCGAGAATCTTGGTAGTGGTTATCCCCTTGCAAGGGCTTCTCTTCAATTTGGTAACTCGTATGATATGATGGAAAATGAGAGGGAGACTTTGCTCGGGATCTTAGGTGATCAGGTAATCTTTTCGGGAATTTCTTTTGTACTCCCAAGTATAACTTGAAGAGGTTATTTTGTGAAATGTAGCCTTTCAGTGAAccatatgatatatattaattttttagtgtAATATTATATCTAACTGATTTACTGGTGGTTGCATTTCTGCATAAATACTTTTTGCCAAGATTAATACATTGTACATGAAGTCTGGAATTCAACTTCAACTTCTCCATATTTGTATTAGGATAtcagttttttctttgtttgataaaaacaaacattaagACCAGCAATCATGTTCCATCCCCAATTTTCTTGCTTCTAACTCTGCTTCAGGTTCTGTATAGATCTCTGAACCACTGCGGGCACAGATAACAGGAGCTCCTTTGGAGGATGCACGCCATCTCACTCACCGTTATGATAAACTTCATCAAGAAGTAGAAGCACAGGTAATAATTTACTGCTACAATGGCATGCATATGGTGGTATGCTATGCATGATATTTATCATAGATATCTTCTCATCAGGCTGCTGAAGTTTTGAGGCGTCGATCAAAGTTGAGGAATTCTTCTGTTTCTGCAGAGAGTTCTGTGAGGCTTCAAAATGCAGAAACAAGGTTGAAAGAACTTAAATCTGCCTTGGCAGCACTTGGTAAAGAAGCTACTGCTGCGATGTTGTCAGTTGAAGAACAACAGCAACAGATGACTCTCCAGAGCCTTCGTACAATGGTATTTCTAAATTCCTTGTGGCAGTACTCTCTTGGCAATGTGACTACTGATTGGACTTTAATGTGCCTGACTGGTGGTTGACAACAAAATTTAGtattatagtattattattatatataataacataactATAGAGTCAATCTAATAATTCATTCTAATATCAACAACTACTATATATCTGTTGGATTCTAacatcaatatttattattcatacaAGAGATGATGTTACATTTACAAAAGTTGTTGCCATTGACCAGAGGGTGAGCCTTAGTGCAACCCTTGTGACCTAGAGGTCATGGGTTTAAATCCTAGGACTATGTCTACTTTGTGGTTATGGGGGTAAGACTTGCCCACCACAGATCCCACTAGGTGGGAGTCTTGTACTCTTTTTTACTGTGCCATTGACCAAGTTGCTTCCTATATGAAAactaggaaaagaaaagaaagcatcTTTACACTATACTTATGGTTTGGTTGGTTATGAACTAATTAGATTTCTTAACATGATGATGATTAAAACCATAACGACAACCTAAATTCATTATAGTAACTGATGTTTGCTTAACTGAATAtgtttgttatgttattttctgGTTAAATTTTGTCGTATGGTTCTTGAGCCTTGATGAAATCTTCCTCCCCTAAAcctgttctttctttttttatctgttCACCCTTATGGCAGGTGGATGCAGAGAGAGCCTATCATCAACATGTCCTTATTATTCTAGAGAAAGTATATACTGAGGTCAGTCAGCATGTAGCCTTACCCTTCCTtcaaatcagaaaaataaataaataccagTTCCTGTGCCCATTCTGTATTCTGGAATATATTCCAAGTTCCAACCATTATTTAGGGTTGCCGATCAAATTAATAATCTGGATCCTTTATTGGATGTTATGTGGAATTAGATAACTGAAGAGAGACAACCAAAAGAGGCTACATCAATTCCACTGCCAACAGATGGACATAATCAACCTGCAGATGAGAATACTGCTTCAAATGGCATTGATTATAAACACAACAGTCAAACAGGCAGTTACTTTTTTGCGAAGGTAAGTCATGTGTGAACATATGAATAACAATGTCTCTACATATTCTTATAATGCACAGCTATATTCTTGCAATTCACTGTAGCTCAAGATGAAACCTGcatttatttttgctttaaaTGGTACCAATTTCTTATGCAGATCTTCATATTACTATTACTGGCTAATACTGATTTTTCCTGTATCAGCATATTTGAATTTATGGATATTtgttacattatatatattttaagccATAAAGTATTTGGCTTCTAACTCCAGATACATCTTTTCATTATCAAATTGTCATATTCTTTTTGATGAAGGTACTGCTGAAAACAAGATGTGTAAAATAATGAATGTTATGAGATCATTACATTCATGTTCATACACAAACATTGACGATTCTTTGTGCAAAGTGTTTGGTTAGAACTTTTCTGCTAATAATAGTGTTCTTATCTTTCCCAATTATAGCATAATTGTCTCACCTGAGGTCTAGGACAAAGAAAACTTGtacaaaataaaagtttgtCTCGTCATATGATATAATCCAAAATTGTTAGAACTCAGTGCCGTGCAATCTTCCATTTATGTTAATCTTCTAGACTGATTTATGTTCCTCATTATCTGTCTTGTAGGTGGTACATCCATTTGATGCTCAAGCTGAGGGGGAGTTAAGCCTATCAGTCgatgattttgttgttgttcgtCAGGTATTTCTTTAAGAACTGTTCAGCTATTTGTGATCTATCTTCACTCGTACTCTACATAAACAGACTCTGTAAGGTTACTTTTAAGCTTGTATAAAGAGCTAAAGATGGACCTTTTTGCCATTGGTTGGACTTGTGATTCATAAAAGCATTTGGCTTTTGATGCAGAAGCAGAGGGGCAAAGTAGAGATATcattcaaattaaatcaaaattcacttgtataaaatatttatcccAAGATAAAATTACCAAAAGTGAATAATCTTTtcaagttattttatttatttgattttcataCATTCAACTGCTCTAATACCTTATATCTGTTACTTAAACATAAGAAATAGATTACTGTAATATTGAAGCTTTTCACCACTGTATGTTGGTAACATGCAAATACTGGCAAGTTGGCAACACCTTTACTCCTTAATAGATTATTGTGCTGAAGTGTACAATATGCATCATTTTCATACTTTAGAGATCTCATATTGTGTATAACTAATTTAGTCTAAAAGCTTGGGCAGTTCTTACTTTACTAGTTGGTTTTATGGAGTCAGAATCCAATTTCGATTAAGACTTTTGTTTCCACACTTGATTCAGTATTTATTGAAGATATTGCGATTTTACCTTTTCAGACATTAAGTTACAGTCTATGTTGCCAGTACCAGGCTAATTGATTTGAGCTGCCTTTATCTTGTCCTTTCGGATGTTACATTTGCAGGTTGGTCCAAATGGATGGTCAGAAGGAGAATGCGAAGGCAATGCTGGATGGTTTCCCACTGCTTATGTACAGAGACAGGACTTGATACCTGCCAGCAAGGTACCAGAATAACGTCACTCAATACCAACATTGGTCTTTTGACTAGGTGAGGTGAAAATTGTATATTATACTCACGGAATAGGTGCATTTGAAAAGCCATAGCATATGCTTGCTATTATTTTTGGGTGGTTCTGTCATCTGTGCAGCGTGTTGTATATGTGATGTGAGCATAATTGCAATAGGAAATAGCTGTTTGAATATGTAGATTGATATATTATATGCATTTTCTTAGACCCTTGTGTCATTCTAAGGAACTTAGTTTTGGAGATGAAAAGCTTAGTGCGGTGgctaaatattacttttatgctGTCCATATTCTATAGGATTGTTTGTAATTCTTAAGACATGACAACAACCACTGTATTGAGAAATCTTCCGATTTATCTATATGGAAAAAGTAGTTTATTTTTTGGTTGCATGATGTCTTTTTAGTCTGGCAGAAATAAATTATGGCCTATGTTACTGGGACCCAGAAATTTAAATGGTGTTAATGGATTATCTGAAAACTAAATGAAGGTTTAGACAAGACTAGAATCATAGATTCAAATAAACTGGATTTCAACGTGTTAGCTTACAAGTTACAGGATAAGTTCCTGAAAGGTTTATCTTTGCCCTGAAATGCATAGCAGTTTCTCTATCTATACGTTCTCACATGTATGCAATACCTGCATACTCGAGCACTCAAATAAAGTTACATGCGCTTGAAGGATCTGAGACAGCTAATAAATTTGGATTCATTTGCAGCTTGTGGTTTAGTATCACATACTGTATCTGTAccatttataaaatcaatttcttatgCTATAACATAAgttctaaatataattactgtggttgaaattaatttaaacacaCATTCCAACCAAAAGCCTTCGACTGATGTACTTCTAACCAAACATGTCTCTTTGGACAGAAAAAGAGAGAGCAGAAAGTctgataaattcataaatggttttctttttcatcgTGTTAACTTTCAAGATGACAAAGTTAAACTATCAAGAATGTTTAGATAATTTCCTTGTAAACAGCACCTCCGAAATATGCCGTCTGACATGGCTTGCCATCGCATGCACAAAGATGAGAGATCgtgtatgaaataaataagatgaaGTTAAAAATGTCATGAAAGGACCACATAATATTGtacttttatttctattagttgcaattattttaaatgtttattgcAAAggacaatattaaaaataaattgtacatAATCGAAGTCCCCCCACCcacaaactaaattgaaaatcaCTATAATATATAGACAtacatataataggattcagttATTATAGTACGAGAAAGTAGTTAAGAGTTAATAAAGGACAATATTAAgcatacagtcatccaaaatatggctgaaatttaaaatttgatacaagtttaataattctccaaaatacatgacCAACTAAAGATATAAGGATGTCTAAAGAGTGTTTCCAAAAATATAGAACATATCAAAACAAAAGCTAGAAAATGTCCTAAGAACTGGAAGTTGTGTCTTCTTCGTTCTCTAATGCTCACTCCAAGGGTACATCATcagctactgctcacatccaaaggattggaggatcatcgcaagggggaaaggcaagcacatacaacaaacaaatgcaagggtaagctaggtataataaaaataaaacatgttatcaatcaagtatttcaagcatgtaatgacaataatacaacACAAACTGTAAATGAATGCATTTGATTGATACCAATGACAGACCACGTGATTTAAccgtccggactagtatgaaatgtcgagttctaggggtttgtgcacttgttgtggccttactgctttgcaaagccattgtcgAGGGGTTTCACCtgaccacacacaagtgtaagtccaaccaaactcatcttggcccataaatggagacacccaagactaggacctcctgctattcttaccacatgactcatcactctctaattgagcatggatggtcattagaatgtcaggataaaccccatcctgaactccggccattcatacggtcaatcaccatgtaacctcccttgaggatcatggaattacgtccaataaccatacttttcactttaaacttaactcatgCCAAGATAAATCAATACCGTAATATTATAGCATTGAATCCATTCCATATACATTAACAGACAATAATAGTCCAAGAAAATCACTAAACAACCCAATACCcttaaactcatacttagataaagaaaaagactcttaaaccatcaccaacagttccggaagggtcaaaaacccccagaacaacctaaagaacgtccagaAATGATACCCGGAACCCCTAGAACCACTCAAAATTGTCTTGGATGTTTTCCTaacaacaataatcgattatcacatatgataatcgattatttacgtatgataatcgattatttacgtatgataatcgattattacatgtgataatcgattatttacgagaactttgaagaaaatatgat
Proteins encoded:
- the LOC106776901 gene encoding SH3 domain-containing protein 1 → MDAIRKQASKLREQVARQQQAILRQLGQISNEPLMTDESEIERHQQLQKLYTSTKTAKHFQRHIVRAIEGFISVSSKQMEIVRKLARDCCRYGTENLGSGYPLARASLQFGNSYDMMENERETLLGILGDQISEPLRAQITGAPLEDARHLTHRYDKLHQEVEAQAAEVLRRRSKLRNSSVSAESSVRLQNAETRLKELKSALAALGKEATAAMLSVEEQQQQMTLQSLRTMVDAERAYHQHVLIILEKVYTEITEERQPKEATSIPLPTDGHNQPADENTASNGIDYKHNSQTGSYFFAKVVHPFDAQAEGELSLSVDDFVVVRQVGPNGWSEGECEGNAGWFPTAYVQRQDLIPASKVPE